In Acetobacteroides hydrogenigenes, the DNA window CAAGAATGGATAAACGTCCACTCGTCGCGTTTTGTAAGCGCAAAGCTGGTCAAAACTCCCAAAAACTCGGGGATATCGGCCAACTGCAACCGAGGTTTCAACGAGGCAAAAGGAGAGTGGGTTAAGATTATTGCAGGCGACGATCTTTTGGAACCATCTTCCATACAGTGCTACATGGAGGCGCTTCCATCGCTACCTTCAAACCTAGCGCTAATACACGGTCTGGTTCAGAAGTTCACTTCGAAGAACGGAGCAAACACCTTTACCGATGTTTGGCCCCTCGATACCAAAACCAACAGCTTCTACTCAAATAGGCTGTCCAATAAGGAGATCCTCGCCATTATGGTAGATGGTAACCGAATTGCAGCTCCGTCCATACTCTACAACAGAACAGCAGTAGAAAGGGTAGGAGGGTTCGACGATCGATACCGCTTTATGGAGGACTATCCGCTCCATATCGCGCTAATTAGCAACGGATATAACGTTGCATTCATCGATAAGATAGTTGCCTGCTACCGCGTTAGCGACAGCTCTATCTCTCACCGTAATAGCCAGCGTATATACAGCACGCTCTACCTCGACTCGTACTACCGATTTATCTTCGAAAAGATTTATCCTTTAAGCAGCTTTGCCAACAAATTAAAGCACAAGGTAAAATATCTTACCTACAAAGCCGTGATTAAAGTAGGAGGGAACAAGCACAATTTCTTCACCTACTGCGTTCTAAAACTATCAACTCTGATTACTAGAACCATTGATAGGGTGAAGAGGGTGCAAGGGATCGCGTAAGCAGGAATCGTTAATCGTTAGTCGTGATGGGTGATGGGTGAAGAGTGAGTGGGGAGGCGAAAAATAGGGAGTCGTTAATCGTTAGTCGGGAGCAGTGAACCGTGAGAGGTGAGCCGTGATCGAGTGGAGAGTGTACCGTATACAAATTTTTTCATTTTTCACCTTTCATTTTTCATTTCCAAGCGCAGAGACACGGAGATACAGAGGAACACAGAGTTAGTCGGGAGTGGTTAATCGTTAGTCGTGATGGGTGATGCGTGAACTGTGAGGCGCGAAACTGAATTTTTCATTATTCCCTTTCTTGCTTCAAACGCCCATTTTTCCCTATCTTTGGGTACCTTATAAACAGCATGGCAAATACAAATAACAATAAAGAGCTACAATCGCGATGGCTGGTAGGCTACTGCGCGCCACGTTCCGAGAAGCAGGTTTACGATAAGCTTCTCAAACAGGGCTATACTGCCTACCTTCCGCTGGCAAAGTCTTCGCGCAAGTGGAGCGATCGAATAAAAATTGTTGAAATACCCCTTTTTACCTCATACATTTTTGTTTACCTAAACAACTTCGAGGTGTACGAAGCGCTAAAGAGTATCCCCCAGCTGGTTCGATTCGTCTACTCGCAGGGTAAGTTTGCCGAGATTACCGAAAAGGAGATCGAAAGCATTAAAAAGTTCTTAACCAAAACCGAAGGCTACCAGTTCTCGTTCGAGGAGAATCAGATGGTAGAGGTCCGCGAGGGAATACTAAAGGGCAAGAAGGGCATCATCACCAAGCTAGGGAAGACCAAAATGCAGCTCCGTATCGAGGAGTTTGGATGGGTGGTTACTGCCGAAATACTTCGTACACAGGCCAAATCGGTAGAGTGAAAGAGGGGGTAGGGAGTCGTTAAACGTGAACCGTGAACCGTGAGGCGTGAACCGAAATTTTTCATTCTTTCATCTTTCATCTTTCATCTTCTTTCAGCCACAAAGTGTAATTCGCGTAATTCGCAAAAATTGGTGGAATGAAAATAGCTCATTCTTTCATTTTTCATTTTCCCATCTTGTCTCTAACGTCTATCATCTAACATCTCCTTCTTTTAACAAATTATGTAAAGCTAAAAATTTAGATGGTGTTGCATATTTTCCAGTAGAGCTTACTTTTGCACCGTTATAGGGAATTTACTACTCAAATAAGGCTGTATGGAATTCCCCGTTTACACTCACTGTAATTCGCTACTCCTAAGTACAACAATTAGTTACAAGGCTAACAATGGGAGTGACGAGGCTTTGCTGTACCTGCTGCAATAGAGGCTGAAGACAGAAATCATCTCTCTTCCCTCAAGTTTTCGAGATTCATTTCTAAGAATAAATAAACTTTAACCTTAACAAAGGTAAGTCAGAGATAGATAAAAATAACCTACCATTAAATCTGTAACTTAATTGCAAAAATCGTTTCTTTATTTGTGTTAATTTGCTACATTTGTCTGCAATTACCTATACTATACGCCGAAAGTAACGCTACAAGTGTTGCATACGGCGTTTAGAGTAATACTTACAAAAGTACAGGCTGAAATAACTGTTGG includes these proteins:
- a CDS encoding glycosyltransferase family 2 protein, with translation MDKQNPLVSIVVIAYNSGEYILETLNSAYSQTYANIELIVTDDCSTDNTVELAQEWINVHSSRFVSAKLVKTPKNSGISANCNRGFNEAKGEWVKIIAGDDLLEPSSIQCYMEALPSLPSNLALIHGLVQKFTSKNGANTFTDVWPLDTKTNSFYSNRLSNKEILAIMVDGNRIAAPSILYNRTAVERVGGFDDRYRFMEDYPLHIALISNGYNVAFIDKIVACYRVSDSSISHRNSQRIYSTLYLDSYYRFIFEKIYPLSSFANKLKHKVKYLTYKAVIKVGGNKHNFFTYCVLKLSTLITRTIDRVKRVQGIA
- a CDS encoding UpxY family transcription antiterminator encodes the protein MANTNNNKELQSRWLVGYCAPRSEKQVYDKLLKQGYTAYLPLAKSSRKWSDRIKIVEIPLFTSYIFVYLNNFEVYEALKSIPQLVRFVYSQGKFAEITEKEIESIKKFLTKTEGYQFSFEENQMVEVREGILKGKKGIITKLGKTKMQLRIEEFGWVVTAEILRTQAKSVE